The DNA region GATCACCGCGTCCAGCCCGGCCGGATCACGATCGGCGGTGAGCGCGGTCGCGATGCCGGGACCACAGTCCAGCAGCACCCGGCTGCCGCCGGTCTCCACCAGGTAGCCGGAACTGGGCTGGCCGTCCGCCGGCATTCCGGCCCGGCAGCCGAGCACAGTGAGTTGCATAGTTTTCTCCGTTCCACGGGTACGCCGAATCCAGGGCGCACGAATACATGAGGGGGCGACCGGATCACACGGTCGACAGGGAAGAGCCGGGGCGTTACTTGAGGCCCGAGCGCACGAAGGCGTTGACGATCTGGCGCTGCAACAGCAGATACAGCACCAGCACGGGTAGACAGGCCAGACTGGCCACCGCCATCATCGGACCCCACTGCTCACCCTCGGTGCCCATGAAGCTGCGCAGCCCCAACTGCAGCACGCTGTTCGAGCGGCGCAACAGCACCGCGGGCCAGAAGTACTCGTTCCAGGCATTGATGAACAGCACGATGGTCAGCGCGGCCAGGGCGGGCCGCAGATTCGGCACCACCACCGTCCACAGGATCGACCAGGAGGAGCGGCCGTCGATCTTGGCGGCGGCCACCAGCTCCTTCGGGAACGCCGACATGTGCTGGCGCAGCAACAGCAGCGCCAGCGCCGAGCACAGCGTCGGGAACACCACGCCCACCAGCGAATCCACCAGGCCCATCCGGTTCAGCAGGATGTAGTTGGGCAGCATGGTGACCTGGAACGGGACCAGCCAGGTGCCGACGAACGCCAGATACAGCAGCCGCTGCAGCGGGAAGGTGTACATGGCGAACGCGTAGGACGCGAGCAGCGCGACCAGCAGCTGCCCGACCGTCGACAGGGCCGCCACGAAGAAGGTGTTGGCGACCAGGCCGGCGATGTCCACCTTGTGCGCGGCGTCGCCGTAGTTGGCCAGCGACATCGGCCACGGCACCGGCGACAGCGAGGTCACGTCCTCGGGGCGGCGCAGCGCGGTGGCGAACAGCCAATAGATCGGGAAGACGCACACCACCGCGGTGACGATCAGCAGGACGTGGCTGCCCAGGACGCGCAGACGGTCAATCATCATGGAAGGCCACCTTTTCCGAGATCCACACCAGTGCGCCCGCGACGACGCCGAAGCCGACGAACAGCAAGACCCCCGCCGCGGCGCTGAGCCCGGCGTCGAAGCTGTGGAACGCGTAGTCCCAGAGCAGGTAATAGATATTGGTGGTGGCCTGCGCCGGACCGCCCTGAGTCATCGAGTCGATGAGCGGGAAGGTGAGCGTGGGACTGAGCAGGACCGTGGTGAGCACCAGGAACAACAGGGTCGGCGAGAGCAGCGGCAGCGTGATCCAGCGGCAGATCTGCCGCGGACCGGCGCCGTCGACGCGGGCCGCCTCGTCGTAATCGTTGCTGATCCCGGCCAACCCGGCCCACACCACCAGCATGGCGAAGCCGAGCAGATGCCATCCGGTGATGGCGATGATCACCCACGGCGCGGCTTTCGCGTCGTACACCCAGTTGCGGTCGGTGCCCAGCACCCGGTCCACCGCACCCGAACCCGGATGCAGCAGCCAGCGCCACACCGCCGCGGCCGCCACCGGGGCCACCAGGAACGGTGCGAACGCGAACGCCTGGTAGGCGGTCCGGGCCCGGGCCGACACCCGCCGGCTGGCGAACGCGATCAGCACCGGCAGCAACACCGTGAACGGCAGCAGCCCGACGATCAGCACCACGGTCCGCCAGATCGAGCCGCTGAACGACGGCAGCTCCAGCAGCCGTTGGTAATTCGCCGCGCCGACCGACCGCATCGGCGAGGTCGGCAACAGGTTCCACGACAGCGTGGACAGTTCGAAGGCCTGCGCCAGCGGACGATAGGTCCACAGCACCAGCAGACTCAGCGCGGGGGCCAGGTACAGGTAGGGCACGGCGCGCCGCAGGAGGCGGCGACGCGCGGGGCGGCGCGCCGGAACCTGTTCGGGGACAGCGGTACCGCTCTCCTGCGGCGCTTCGAGGACGAACATCACGGAAGCAGTTTCGCGCCGGCTTCACGGGCCGCGGCGAGCGTGGACTGTGGATCCTTGCCCTGGAACACGATGGACTCGACCGCCTCCATCATGCCGTCGCGGATCTGCAGATAGCTGTTGCCCGGCATCGAGATCCACGGCTCCATGCGGTCGAGCTGGGCCACGTTCGGGGCCAGCAGCGGGTTCGCCTTCGACCAGGCGGCCAGGCCGTTGGCGTCGTCGAGCAGGCCGGTGCGCAGCGGCAGGTAGCCGATGCCCTGGGAGATCTTGGTGTAGGCGGCCTCGTTGGTGAGGAAGGTGATCAGTTCCCAGGCGGCGCGCTGCTTGGCCGGATCGTTGGCCAGGATGTGCAGTCCCGCACCGGAATTGGTCGGAATGGTGGGCTTGCCGTCGAAGCTGGGCATGGCCGCGGAACGCAGGTCCCACTTGCCCTTCGCGCCGGTCATGAAGGTGCCCTGGATGGCGCTGGACTCCAGGATCATGCCGATCTCGCCGCGGGCGAAGGCCTCGTAGCCCTGCTTCTGGTCCAGCTTGGGCATGGCGCCGGAGGCGACCAGCTGCTGCCCCATCTTGGCCACCTCGACCACGGGCTGATCGGCGTAGGCCAGCTTGGCGCGATCCTCGGAGATCACGCGGCCGCCGTTGGAGCGCACCATCGACTGGAAGCACCAGTCCTTGGCGGACTTGGTGAGGCAGTCGATGTAGACCCCGCCCTTGCCGGTGTGCTCGGCGATCGTCTTGCCGGCCTCGGCGACCTGCGCCCAGGTGGTGGGCGGCGTGGCCGAATTCAGGCCGGCCTGCTCGAACAGCGAAGCGTTGTAATAGAGAACGGGCGTGGACAGCACGAAGGGCACGCCGTAGGTGTGGCCGTCCCAATCGCTGAGGGTGCGGGCCTTGGGCGCGAACGGGTAGCGGGCGCCGTCGAAATTGCGCTGCACCTCCTGCTTGCCGACCAGGGTGTCCAGTGGCTTGGCGCCGAGCTGGTGAATGGTGAAGTCCAGGTCGCTGAAACCGAGCTGGGCGACATCGGGCGGGTTGCCCGCCACGATCTGGCTCTGAATGCTGGAGATGGTGTCGGTGGTCGGGTTGGGGCTGTTGCCCTGCGGCTTCTGCGCGGTCACCTTGATGTTCGGGTGTTCGGCGCCGAACTGGGTGATGAGGGCGTTGAAGGTGTCGGTCCAGGCGCCGGCCAGGCCGTAGTTGTAGGACTCGAAGACGATCGAGACCTGCTGGCCCGGAGCCAGATCGGGGATCTTCGCGGCGGTGGTGGTGGACTCGGTCTCGCCGGTGGCGCCGAGGCCGCAGGCGGTGAGCGCGACCAGGGCGGTGGTCACCAGGCCCAGCAGGGGCACGGTGCGTTTCACGGTGTTTCTCCTCATCAGGGGGTGAAAATCAGGGGACGGGAACGGCGGTGGCGGCCTCGGCGGCGAGCGGGGCGTCCGAGCTGGGCTGCTGCCAGGTCAGGCGCAGGCCGGTGGCCAGGTCGAAGAGGTGGATGTCGGCCGGGTCGACCGCGAAACCGATGGCTTCGCCGACCCGGACCCCGGCCGGGCGCGGGGCCCGCGCGACCACGGGACGATTCGCCTCGCCCGGCACGGTGTCGCCGACCCGGACGTGGATCAGCTCCTCGCTGCCCAGGTTCTCCACCATCGTCACCTGGCCGCGAATCGCGCTGATATCGCGGGTGATTCGCAGCCGCTCGGGGCGGATGCCGACGATGACGCGGGTGGAGATGGCGCTGTCGATCGCCTCCTCGGCATCGATGCCGAGCGCGGCGTCGATGCCCTCGGCGGTGACCCGCAGCCCGTCGATGTGCGGGCGCACCTCGGCGTCGATCAAGTTCATCGGCGGGGAGCCCAGGAACCCGGCCACGAAGGTGGAGCGGGGGCGGTCGTAGAGCTCCTCGGGCGTGCCGACCTGTTCGATCCGGCCGCCGTTGAGCAGCGCGATCCGGGTGGCCATGGTCATGGCCTCGACCTGGTCGTGGGTGACGTAGACGAACGTCGCGCCCAGCCGCCGGTGCAGGGCGATCAGTTCCGCGCGGGTGGCGCTGCGCAGTTTGGCGTCCAGATTCGACAGCGGCTCGTCCATCAGGAAGGCCCCCGGGTCGCGAACCATGGCGCGGGCCAGCGCGACTCGCTGCCGCTGGCCGCCCGACAACGCCGCCGGACGCCGGTCGAGCAGCTCCCGCAGCCCCAGCACGCCCGCGACCTCGGCGACCCGCGCGGCGATGGTGCGCTGCGGCTGCCGCCGCGAACGCAGCGGGAATCCGATGTTCTTCTCCACCGTGAGGTGCGGGTAGAGCGCATAGCTCTGGAACACCATCGCCAGGTCGCGGCGCTGCGGCGGCTCATCGGAGATATCGGTGCCGTCCAACAGGATTCGGCCCTCGGTCGGCTCCTCCAGGCCGGCGATCAACCGCAACAGCGTCGACTTCCCGCATCCGCTCGGCCCGAGCAGGACCAGGAACTCCCCGTCGGCGATGTCCAGCGTCACCGCCCGCACCGCATCGGTCCCCGCGAATCGCTTGGAGATCGCATCCAGGTATAACCGCGCCACCACTGCTCCTTCAGGCCTGGTCGACCACTGTCGGCATACAAGTCACGGGGTCAGTCTGGGACAGATTCCGGTCACGCAACCGTGGCGATAGTGAACGCCAATCGGACGAATCGAGTCGATGTGGCAACCCTGCGCGGCGGCCGAACCTCGGTGAGGGTTGTGGCGACGACGACCGGGTTTCGATATTCGACAGGGGCCGGACATGACCGAATTTCCCGTGCGAGTGGTCCGCCGCCGTGACGAGGCCGACGATGTCTTCTCGCTGGAACTCGCGGCCACCGACGACAGCCCGCTCCCGCCGTGGTCGCCGGGCGCGCACATCGATGTGCGCGCCGGTGACGCCGGAGTGCGGCAGTACTCGCTGTGCGGCGATCCCGGCGACGACCGGCGCTGGCGGATCGCGATCCTGCACGAGCGCGATGGACGCGGCGGTTCGGATCACCTGCACCGCACCGCGCTGCCAGGCACGGAACTCCAGGTTTCGGTGCCCCGCAACAACTTCGAGCTGACGCCACGGCCGTCGTATGTGTTCATCGCCGGCGGGATCGGTATCACCCCGATCCTGCCCATGATCGCGGCCGCTGCAGCCGCCGGCGCTGACTGGCGGCTGTACTACGGCGCTCGCAGCCGGGCCCACATGGCCTTCGCCGATGAGCTCGCCGCACGCCACCTGGAAGTCACGCTGGTGCCGCAGGATGTCGACGGGCTGCTGCCGCTGCCCCGCATCCTCGACGAGGGCGCGCAGGCCGAAATCTATTGCTGCGGACCCGAACCCATGCTGGCCGCGATCGAACAGCAGGCCGCCGCCCGCGAAAAGACCATCCGCACCGAGCGTTTCGCCGCCCGCCCGGCCGCCGTCGACACGGTGAACCGGCCCTTCGAGGTGCGTCTGGACAGCACCGGCGCCACCTATCGCATCGAGGCCCGGCGTTCGATCGCCGGTGTCCTCGAAGCCGCCGGGGTCGACATCATCACCTCCTGCCGCGAAGGCACCTGCGGCAGTTGCGAAACCACCGTCCTCAGCGGCGAGATCGACCACCGCGACGAGATCCTCACCGCCGAGGAACGCGCGCGCGGCAACACCATGATGCTCTGCGTCTCCCGTGCCCGGTCCGAGGTCCTGGTCCTGGACCTCTGACCCCTCAGATCCCCCCGTCACCACCCGAGAAGAAAGAAAACCGATGAGGAAAACCGCTGCGACGACCGTGCTCGCCGCCGCATTGGCCGTCTCCGCCGCGCCCACCGCGCACGCGGAGGAGGCCGCCGTCAACTACGCCGCCACCACCACCGACAAGTCGATGACCATCCGGACCGACGCCGGTTCGCTGGCCGTCGAGGACGGCGTCTTCAAGATCAAGGACGTGGCCGGCAAGCTGATCGGCGGCGCCGAATTGTCCTTCCGGGTCGACGATTACGTCTTCCCGATCGCCGCCGAGATCACCGACCGCACCGCGGTCCTGACCCCTCAGTTCGACACCGAGCACGCCACGTACCAGCCGGTCGCCCTCCCGTACGAGGACCAGGCTCCGTGGAAGAGCCAGTACGAGCGCGAGCAGGCCGCCTGGAACCGCATGGTCACCACCATCAGCACCGGCGCCACCATCGGCACCCTGGTGGGCGGCATGGCCGGCGCGGGCGTGGGCTGCCTGCTCGGCGGCGCGGGCGGCGCGGTCCTCACCGGCGCGCTGTCGGCCATGTTCGGTGCGGTGCCCGGCGCCATCGCCGGCTGCATCGCCGGGATGAGCGTCGTCGGCTTCCTGGGCACCCTGGCCGGTCAGCTGCTGGTCACCGCGCCGGTCGCGATTCTCGCGGCGGGCCAGTACTTCACCACCATCAACTCGCCGTTCGCGGCCGCCAAGTAGTTTCCACCGCGATAGGAAGAACGGATCGGCTCATGGCCACCACCTCGAGCGCCGCGACCGGGACACCCGAGCCGCGCAAGAAGACGATCAGCAATCCCTACATCCATCGCCTCCAGCGTCGGCATTTCCTGCTGTTCGACGTTCTTCCTATCGCCGGAACCGCGGCGGCCGTGGCATTCCTGTGGATCCGGCCCTTCGGCCTGCTGGAATTCGCCCTGCTGTTCTCGATGTGGCTGCTCACCGGCCTCGGGATCACCGTCGGCTACCACCGGCTGTTCACCCACCGCACCTTCACCGCGGCCCCGCGGTCGCCGTGACGCTCGCCGTGCTGGGGTCGATGGCCGGTCAGGGCGGGGTGATCTCGTGGGTGGCGCTGCACCGCCGCCACCACGAATGCAGTGACCGCGAAGGAGATCCGCACTCCCCCAACCTGTCCGGCAGCGGATTCACCGGAGCGGTACGCGGACTGGCGCATTCGCACTTCCTGTGGATGCGACGCCACGAATACCCCAACATCGTGCATTACGCCCCCGACCTCATCAAGGATCGCCGGTTGGTGCGCGTGGCCCGGCTGTACTACTGGTGGGTCGCGCTCGGGCTGCTGATCCCCACCGTGATCGGCGGGCTGGTCACCATGAGCTGGACCGGCGCGGTCAGCGGACTGCTGTGGGGCGGGCTGGCCCGCATCTTCATCCTCGAACACATTGTGTGGGCGATCAATTCGTTCCTGCACATGTTCGGCACCAAGCCCTACGAATCCCGCGAGAACAGCCACAACGGCGGCATCTTCGCGCTGGTGACGCTAGGCGAATCGTGGCACAACAATCACCACGCCTTCCCGGAATCACCGTCCTTCGGGCTGGACTGGTATCGGCTCGACCCCGGCTACTGGCTGATCCGCGCGCTCGCCGCGACGGGCCTGGTCTGGGACCTCAAAGTGCCTTCGCGGGCACGCATCTCCGCCAAACGCATTGCCTGAGAGGAGCTTACGATGGACAACCGTCCGACGAGCATCGCCGACATCGTCACCTGGTGCCAGGAGTACTTGGCCGGTCAGCTGGAAGTGCCGGCCGACACGATCGACCCCACCGCCGACTTCGACCGGCTCGGCGTCGACTCCGCGCTCGCGGTCGCGCTGCTGATCGAGGTCGAGGAACGCTACGGCGTCGACATCTCCCCCGAAGACCTGTTCCGGCACCCGACCCTCGAAGCCGTCGCCGCCTACCTGCACCAGCAGGTCAGCGCGGACGTGGCCTGACCGATGGCCACGCTCGACAGTCGTCGGACCGTGACCGAACGGTCCGACGCCGCGGCCGCCGCCATTCGCCACCACTACGACGTCGGCAACGACTTCTATCGGCTCTGGCTCGACTCGTCGCTCAGCTACTCCTGCGCGCTGCGGGAAACGCCGGGCGACACCTTGGAAGTCGCGCAGGCCAACAAGCTTCGCCATCACCTCGACGCCGTCGACGCCCGCACCGCCGGCGCCGTCCTCGACATCGGGTGCGGGTGGGGCGCGATTCTGCGTGAGCTCTCGCAGTCGCGGGGCGTGCGCCGATCGGTCGGCCTGACCTTGAGCGACGAGCAGGCCGACTATGTTCGCGCACAGGAGTATCCCGGTGTCGAGGTGCGGGTCGAGGACTGGCTGAACTACCGGCCGGACACGACCTTCGACGGGATCATCAGCATCGGGGCGTTCGAACACTTCGCCCGGCCCGACGACCCGGCCGAACAGAAGATCCGGGTGTACCGCGAGTTCTTCACCCGCTGCCGGCAATGGCTGAATCCGGTGGGCGCGCTCTCGCTGCAGACCATCGCCTACGCGAACATGACCGCCGCCCAGGCCGATCCCTTCATGCAGCAGGACATCTTCCCCGACGCGGAGCTACCCACCCTCGCCGAGATCGCGGCGGCCGCGGAGGGTCTGTTCGAGATCACCGCGGTCACCACCGGCCGCCTCGACTACGCGTGGACCTGCGCCGAATGGGCGCGGCGACTGCGCACCGAACGGGCCGCGGCCACCGAGCTCGTCGGCCCCGAAGTCGTGGCCCGCTACCTGCGTTATCTGAGGCTGTCGGCCATGGGATTCCGGATGGGGAAGCTCACCCTGCTGCGGCTGGTGATGCGACCTTATCCGGACGGATTCTTCGGCGCGGGAGGGGAATCCGCATGACCGCGCAAGCGTCGGGGGCCCGCATCCGATTCAACCCGTTCAGCGCCGAATTCCGGCGCGACCCTACCCGATGTACCGCGTGCTGCGCGAGCAGCGGCCGGTGCACAAGACACTCGGCATGTGGGTGCTGACCCGGCACGAGGATGTGCGGGCGGTGCTCACCGATCGCAGCTTCAGCGCCGGACTGATCCCGCAGCTGGTCGCCGAACAGGCGCAGCGGCTCGGGCAGACCGATGTCGATCGTATTGCCCGGCTGGGCCGGAAATCGCTGGTGTTCACCGACAATCCCGACCACGCACGGCTGCGCGGACTGGTGAATCGAGTCTTCACCGCGGCGGCCGTGGAGGAACTGCGGCCGGTGGCGCGCGAGTTCACCGCGCGCCGGCTCGGCCTCGCCGTGTCGCGGGGCGAGCTGGACGTGGTCACCGACCTCGCCGCTCCGCTGCCGGTGTCGGTGCTGTGCGAATGGATGGCGTTGCCCGCGGACCTGCGCGAGCAGGTCGGGCCCTGGACCCACGACATTCGATTCCTGCTGGAGCCGGGCCTGATGCAGGAGGCTGACTTCATTCGCGTGCGCGAGGTCGTGGAGGAGTTCGCGGCCGCGCTCGGCGAGGTGCTGGAGCAGCGGCGGCGCGGGCCCGGCGACGACCTGATCAGCCGGCTGCTCGCCACCCGCACCGCCGGTGGTGACGCGCTCAGCGACGAGGAACTGATCTTCGTGGGCATCATGTCCTTCGTCGCGGGCAACGAGACCACCAAATCGTTGATCGGCAACGGCACGCTGGCGCTCATCCGGCATCCGGACCAGGCGCGGCTGCTGCGCGAGGGTACCGCGACGGTGAAAACCGCTGTGACCGAAGCGCTTCGCTACGACAGCCCGCTGCAACTCACCAAACGGCTGGCCACCAAGGACGTCGAGGTCGGCGGGGAGATCATCCGGGCGGGCGATCAGGTGATGGTGTGCCTGGGTGCGGCGAACCGGGATCCCGAGGTGTTCGAGCGGCCCGACGAATTCGACCTGGTCCGCGGCGGGAGTGGTCATCTGGCCTTCGGGCACGGATTGCACGGCTGCCTGGGCGGGCAGCTCGCCGAACTGCTGGCGGAGGAAGCCTTCACGGGATTGCGTGAGCTCGAACTGACGCCGCTGAGCGACGAATTCGTCTGGCAGGAGCACAGTTTCATCGTCCGTGGACTCGCTCACCTGCCGGTGGCGGTCCAGGGCACACGATAGGGAATCGAAATGCCGCAACCGACACTGCTGCCCGAGATCCTGCAGCGGCGGGCCGCCACCGAACCGGACCGGACCGCCTACATCTTCCTCGATGACCGCGGCGCGGAATCCGCGGTCATCACCTATGGCGAGCTGCACGTCCGGGCGCTCGCGGTGGCCGCGGAACTCGCCGAGCGCTGCGCGCCGGGTGATCGCGCGCTGCTGATCTTCCCCCAGTGCCCGGAGTTCATCGTCGCCTATTTCGGCTGCCTGTACGCGGGTGTGCTGGCGGTGCCGTTGAATCCGCCGCGGCGCGACCGGATTCAGGACGCGACCCTGTCCATCGTGCGGGACTGCGAGCCCGCCGCGGTGCTGACCCTCGACCTGTTTTTGGAGCCATTGCAGGCCGCGCTCGAACCGTTGTGCCCCGGCGCGCGCTGGCTCGCCGCCGACCGGATCACCACGGCGGCAACCGGATTCGAGCCGGTGCTCCGATCCGGCACCGATGTGGCGTTTCTGCAATACACCTCCGGTTCCACCGCGGCCCCCAAGGGCGTGATGGTGACCCACGGGAATCTGGTCGCCAACGAGGAGATGATCCGGCGCGGCTTCGGCCACGATCGCGACTGCACCGTGGTCGGGTGGGCGCCGTTCTTCCACGACCAGGGGTTGATAGGCAATGTCCTGCAACCCCTCTACATCGGCACGACCAGCGTCCTCATGTCGCCGTCGGCGTTCATCCGCCGGCCGCTGCTGTGGCTCTCGGTCATCTCCCGGTACCGGGCGCACACCAGCGGCGGACCAAATTTCGCCTTCGACGCCTGCGCCGCCCGGGCGGCGGGCGCGGCCGAACTCGATCTGGACCTGAGCAGCTGGCGGGTCGCATTCAACGGCGCCGAACCGCTGCGCGCGGACACGCTGCAACGCTTCGAGAAGGCCTTCGCCCCATACGGTTTCGACCGCGGCGCATGGTATCCCTGCTACGGGCTGGCCGAAGCGACGCTGCTGGTCACGGGCAGCGTTCCCGGCAGCGGGCCACGATTCCTCGACGTGGACTCGACGGCCCTCGAGGAGCGCCGCTTCGTCCCGTCCACAGGTGGGCGAACCAAGACCCTGGTGAGTTCCGGCCGTGTCTTGGCCGACGAAGACGTCCGGATCATCGATCCTGGTACCGGTGAGCCCTGCGCACCGGACCGTATCGGCGAGATCCGGGTGTCGGGCGGCCATGTCGCCGCGGGCTATTGGCGCAATCCCGAGGCCACCGCCCGGACCTTCGGCGTCGACGACGGTTTCCTGCGGACCGGCGACCTGGGCCTGCTGGTGGACAGTGAACTCTATGTGGTCGGCCGCTCCAAGGACATCATCATCATTCGCGGCCGCAACTACTACCCCCAGGACCTCGAACAGTCCGTCCAATCCGCCCACCCGATCCTGGCCTCCGGCGTCTGCGCCGCGTTCGCCGTCCCCGGCCGCGACAGTGAGCAGCTGGTGATCGTCCACGAGATCCGCCACCCCGACGCCGCGGACCCCGCGGACTTGATCGCCGCCATCAAAGCCGCCATCCTCACCGAACACGGCATAGCCCCCACCGCGGTCGTCCTCACCGCCCCCGACCAGGTCCAGCGCACCAGCAGCGGCAAGATCCGCCGGTCCGCCGCCCGAACCCGCTACCTGGCGAACGAATTCACCCCGTGGTCACCCCCGACCGCGGACCTCACCGAACCCCACAGGAGCTGACATGCAGAACTGGGAAGCCCCCAACCCCGACTACGCGACCCTCGTCCCCGCCGTGGTCCTCAGCATGCCCGCCGCGAAACACCTCGGCTTCGGCTTCGCCCGCGTAGCCCCCGGCGAAGCCGACCTCCACCAGCCCCACCGCCCCGAACTCACCCAGCACAACGGCTACTTCCAGGGCGGCGTCCTCGGCTCCCTCGCCGACTTCGCGGCAGGCTCCGCCGCCGGCACCCTCCTCCACCCCGGCTGGATCAACATGACCATCGACTACACGGTCAAAATCCTCGCCCCCGCCAAGGGCACCCACCTCATCGCCCGAGGCCGAGTCCTGAAGCCAGGAGCCCTCATCACCACCGCCGCCGCCGACCTCTACGTCGTCGAAAACGACACCGAAACCCACTGCGCCACCGCCCTGGTCACCATGCGCAACGTAAAGGCGGGCTAGGCCGCGATCGAGCCGTTCCCGGTCCGGCTGTCCGAAGAATCCACGGGCCGCTGGACCCGCCGGGGGCGACCGGACGGCGCTCCCGGCGCAACGTTCACAATGGATGTGCTTCCAGGCAACGGCGAAGGGAGTGTCCGATGGGGTCGATGCGTGCGTGGCGGGTCACGAAACCGGGGCCGATCGATGACCGGCCGCTGGCCATGGAGCACGTCGAGGTGCCGCAACCCGGCCCTGGCGAGCTACTGGTGCAGGTACTCGCATGCGGGGTGTGCCGGACAGACCTGCACGTCACCGAGGGCGACCTGCCGATACATCGCCCCAACGTCGTGCCCGGACACGAAGTGGTCGGGGTGGTCACCGCGCTCGGCCCCGACACCGGAACCGAATTCACCACCGGTGACCGGGTGGGCATCGCATGGCTGCGCCACACCTGCGGAACATGCCGCTTCTGCCTACGCGGAGCCGAGAACCTCTGCCCACGTTCGCAATACACCGGATGGGACGCCGACGGCGGATACGCCGAGTTCGCGGTGGTCCCGGCCGCCTACGCGCTGCCCTTGCCAGCGAACTACAACGACACCGAACTGGCTCCCCTGCTCTGCGCCGGAATCATCGGCTACCGGGCACTACGCCGCGCCGCACTCCCCCCGAGCGGCCGCCTGGGCATCTACGGCTTCGGCGGCAGCGCACACCTGGCGGCGCAGGTCGCCCTCGCCGAGGGCGCGGAAGTCCACGTAATGACCCGCGACGTCGAAGCCCAGCAACTCGCCCTCGAACTCGGCGCGTCCTCCGCCCAAGGCTCAGCGGAACCGCCTCCGGTACAACTGGATTCAGCAATCCTCTTCGCCCCGGTCGGCGACCTGGTGCTACCCGCCATGGCGGCGCTGGACCGCGGCGGCGTGCTCTCCATAGCGGGCATCCACCTCACCGACATCCCACCCCTGAACTACCAGCGACATCTGTTCCAGGAACGCGAGATCCGCTCGGTCACCGCAAACACCCGCCACGATTCCCGCGAATCCCTCACCTTCGCAACCACGCATCGTCTGCATGTCACGGTGCACCCGTACCCGCTCGCGGAAGCAGACTGCGCCCTAAGGGATCTGGCACACGGACAATTCGCAGGTGCGGCCGTCCTGGTCCCCTGATCCTGGCGTCATCGCTCCATCCTGGGGATGCTGGAAGCGACACTGTCCATGATCTCGACCGGCACGAAGGACACCATGAGCCAGACCGACCAGAGCGATGCGACCGTGCTGTCGATCGGACTGCATCCCAGCGAAGTCGATTACAGCAACTATCCGCAGCTCGATGAGGCAACGTTGACCGCGCGCATCGATGCGGGGGAAGCCGCGTTGCGGGCCGCCGGGTTCGATCTGGTCGCTTGTCGGCTCCCCTCGGATCCTGATGCCGCTGAGGAAGCGCTGCGCACTCGCCTCGAGGGGCGCACGTTTCGGGTCGCCATGATCGGGGCGGGCGTCCGGATGGCCGCTGAACACACCTTGCTG from Nocardia tengchongensis includes:
- a CDS encoding cyclopropane-fatty-acyl-phospholipid synthase family protein, translating into MTERSDAAAAAIRHHYDVGNDFYRLWLDSSLSYSCALRETPGDTLEVAQANKLRHHLDAVDARTAGAVLDIGCGWGAILRELSQSRGVRRSVGLTLSDEQADYVRAQEYPGVEVRVEDWLNYRPDTTFDGIISIGAFEHFARPDDPAEQKIRVYREFFTRCRQWLNPVGALSLQTIAYANMTAAQADPFMQQDIFPDAELPTLAEIAAAAEGLFEITAVTTGRLDYAWTCAEWARRLRTERAAATELVGPEVVARYLRYLRLSAMGFRMGKLTLLRLVMRPYPDGFFGAGGESA
- a CDS encoding cytochrome P450, which encodes MYRVLREQRPVHKTLGMWVLTRHEDVRAVLTDRSFSAGLIPQLVAEQAQRLGQTDVDRIARLGRKSLVFTDNPDHARLRGLVNRVFTAAAVEELRPVAREFTARRLGLAVSRGELDVVTDLAAPLPVSVLCEWMALPADLREQVGPWTHDIRFLLEPGLMQEADFIRVREVVEEFAAALGEVLEQRRRGPGDDLISRLLATRTAGGDALSDEELIFVGIMSFVAGNETTKSLIGNGTLALIRHPDQARLLREGTATVKTAVTEALRYDSPLQLTKRLATKDVEVGGEIIRAGDQVMVCLGAANRDPEVFERPDEFDLVRGGSGHLAFGHGLHGCLGGQLAELLAEEAFTGLRELELTPLSDEFVWQEHSFIVRGLAHLPVAVQGTR
- a CDS encoding fatty acyl-AMP ligase, whose amino-acid sequence is MPQPTLLPEILQRRAATEPDRTAYIFLDDRGAESAVITYGELHVRALAVAAELAERCAPGDRALLIFPQCPEFIVAYFGCLYAGVLAVPLNPPRRDRIQDATLSIVRDCEPAAVLTLDLFLEPLQAALEPLCPGARWLAADRITTAATGFEPVLRSGTDVAFLQYTSGSTAAPKGVMVTHGNLVANEEMIRRGFGHDRDCTVVGWAPFFHDQGLIGNVLQPLYIGTTSVLMSPSAFIRRPLLWLSVISRYRAHTSGGPNFAFDACAARAAGAAELDLDLSSWRVAFNGAEPLRADTLQRFEKAFAPYGFDRGAWYPCYGLAEATLLVTGSVPGSGPRFLDVDSTALEERRFVPSTGGRTKTLVSSGRVLADEDVRIIDPGTGEPCAPDRIGEIRVSGGHVAAGYWRNPEATARTFGVDDGFLRTGDLGLLVDSELYVVGRSKDIIIIRGRNYYPQDLEQSVQSAHPILASGVCAAFAVPGRDSEQLVIVHEIRHPDAADPADLIAAIKAAILTEHGIAPTAVVLTAPDQVQRTSSGKIRRSAARTRYLANEFTPWSPPTADLTEPHRS
- a CDS encoding PaaI family thioesterase, translated to MQNWEAPNPDYATLVPAVVLSMPAAKHLGFGFARVAPGEADLHQPHRPELTQHNGYFQGGVLGSLADFAAGSAAGTLLHPGWINMTIDYTVKILAPAKGTHLIARGRVLKPGALITTAAADLYVVENDTETHCATALVTMRNVKAG
- a CDS encoding zinc-binding alcohol dehydrogenase family protein is translated as MRAWRVTKPGPIDDRPLAMEHVEVPQPGPGELLVQVLACGVCRTDLHVTEGDLPIHRPNVVPGHEVVGVVTALGPDTGTEFTTGDRVGIAWLRHTCGTCRFCLRGAENLCPRSQYTGWDADGGYAEFAVVPAAYALPLPANYNDTELAPLLCAGIIGYRALRRAALPPSGRLGIYGFGGSAHLAAQVALAEGAEVHVMTRDVEAQQLALELGASSAQGSAEPPPVQLDSAILFAPVGDLVLPAMAALDRGGVLSIAGIHLTDIPPLNYQRHLFQEREIRSVTANTRHDSRESLTFATTHRLHVTVHPYPLAEADCALRDLAHGQFAGAAVLVP